From the Drosophila simulans strain w501 chromosome 2L, Prin_Dsim_3.1, whole genome shotgun sequence genome, the window CAGTGGCCAAGTACATCCTGTTCACCTGTTCACCTGGAGCCCCGTCGCTTTGGAAGTTCTCCAAACTTTGGATCAAATCAGCCGTGGAGGTGTCAGTGTACAAAGGACGCGCCCTGACACGCGTCTGACGTTTATTGGTGCCCTCCAGCTGCAGCGAAAAGTTTTCCCGGGCGAAAAGCCTTTCAAGGAAAAGCCACATGTGGAAATTGTAGACGACAAGCAGACACAACACAAGACACAAAAATACACAAGAATGGTTGCCCAACTGGGTCGCACCGAAGATAGAAGCACTTTTTAGAATTCaggaaaatacatacattaaaTAATATCATCAagataacttttaaaaaaatgatGGATCCCAACACTGCTAAccattttaaaaagtaatcTACTTGAATTTGTATATTAGTTTGAACTCAAATAAAGGGCATTGGAAATCTCCAGAGagtttcaacttttttttttcgtgatAGCAGGCATGGTCGCgatttgtatttttgtgtaaatattttcgtgtCAATATTGCAAAAGTAAACATGGACTGAGGACAAAGTTGGGGGGTCCATTTAAGTGCTGCCCTTTAGGCAGCTGGCAAGTGGGTTTAAAATTTCCCATGTCCATTTTGTGGCATTCGCCGCGCTTGGCGTCAACTTGTCCCAGCATTTCGGCTTGGCTTTCTGCTCGCCAAATATTTGAAGTGTTTCGGATTTCAGaaaaaagaaactgaaaattaaaacacaatttttgctttctttaaagtgtttttttcGTCGCCATCCCCTacgcccaaaaaaaaagaaactaccCCCTCATTTCCACCAAGGAATCTCCTTTTGGGACACCGAGTGTTGCCAACTCACTCAATGATTTCTGGTTTGcagcaatttttattttctacttttGCCCCGTGGAGGGTTTCTGTTTCAAGTCGACTGGGCGGGTGGGCGTTGGGCGGTGAGGGGGTGGCAAGGACTGCGAGGCGTGGCACACTCGAGTGCGTGcttgaaaatacaaaaatttcaCTGCATTTCGCGTTATTAACACGTAGGTGCCAAGAACCCTCGCGGCTTCGGGTTACCAGCGGTTTTGCGGCTGTGGAGCGGGTTAAGGGTGGTCCATgcactacaaaaaaaagaaaaatattcataaaaaataaattttaagaaattaaaatcctTCTCAGAGTCTTTTCAATTGCGATCCTAAGCAATAGTAACACATAATGTATTCCAAGTGCTGTTAAATAccacatatgtaaatattgttaaaatattatgttagTTTTAAAGCAAAATGTGGCACCTtacttattttgttttttcctttaaAAGCTGttggatttatttaaaatttattcatttaaacaTTTGCAGTGTGGCTGGTCCGCTGACACCGTGTAATAAGGAGTTTTCATGGCCCCTTGAACGCTCACGCTTACCAAGCGAGGACATTTTAATTGAGAGTGTTGCGAGGAAGGACGACGCCGCTGATGTCGATGATGGCGGTTGGCGCGGTACTTGGCCAGCTGCCGCTCCTTCTTCCGCTCGTTCCGCTTCTCTGGAGCGCCTCAAGTGCGGTCCGACGTCCTCGGTACTCGGCACTCGGCGCCATTCCTCCTTGGATTTGGCCAACTGGTTGTTGGGCTGCGGGGTCTGCCTTTCTGCTCAGGTGTTGATGGATGAAAATTCTGAGGGCAACTGCTGAGTGGCGGACACTTGGACGACAAACCGGTGTATTCAGAGTTAGCCATGGATAAGATCCTGGAAGTTAACCGTAGTTTACGAAGCCCAAGCCAAACTTAACTGCGAGAATTAATTCCCTTGTCTAGAGCGGAGATTAAGTAGGATATTCacattcatatattttataattttactATGCTAAGTTTACCCTCTTCAAACTGCATCATATAGACATCACTTTGTAGAATATTCTTTAAACTTTGTTTTAAAGTTAGGTATTATTATAAAGAAGTTCACCTTTTGAGCTATTTTATAAGTATATTAGTCAAATTGGGCAAATCCTTAAAAAAGCTGCGAAATGAGTGcctatttaaataatattaatgatAACTTAACAGCCACATCCCTTTGCATTTCTGATTGGGTTAATAAATATGCCTAAATAGTgtgagaaaacaaaaacaacacgaACAAGCAGGCCAAGAGCAATTCATAagtaatttccattttgggACCAAGAGGAAAGACATCATTAATTTGCCCTCTGGGGAAATCGGGGCAAAGGGGGAAGCgacaattgccaaaaatatttacaggCAAAACAGAAGCTGGCACAACAACAATCAGCCACCCCAAACCCACCCACTCCTTCCGGCtgcccacccacccactcacttTAAGTTCGTTCCCAGCGGAGCAAAAGAAGTCGAAATGAAATCAGCAGAAAATTCAATGAGCAGCAAGGAGTGGCATGAGTTCTCGATTCGGCTTCGGCTACACTggaaataaaaccatttaataGTTGAGCATAGTTTTGTGTTCACTTGGTTCTGAAAAGTTTAATGAAAATGATAGgtattatatttaaacaaattatttaaaaatattataatccCAATTTTGTGAGATAGACATATGTATgaatttcttatatttttatcctttattataaaattgttacatataaaaatactcATTATTTTCGGTGCATTGTTCTCTTGGAGTTTTCCACTGATATCAGGCAGTCAGACGCCCTGTCGTCGGTGGTTGATGGCTGCAATTGATGGCTGGCAGGCAACCGCTGCCCCACCCACCCAAAACTCCGACCCGCCGCCGCCCACATCGTTTGGCTAGCGAAGGGGTTGTGATGCCAGGACCTTCCtatttgcgtgtgtgtgtgtgtgtgcgtatcaGCTGCTTAAGCCAGAATTTTGGGGGAGTTCGGCATGGCACTAGATGTTAGGAGAGTGCGGGGCGGGGGTGACGTGCAAATGCCAGAAAAATATTATGTGACATGATAAATATTGCACACAGGGGGATTTTTCGAGGCTATAAACGAGGATAcagccgttgttgttgtcagcATCATTGCCGAAATAATATGACAGATTCATTCATGAACCTGATGAGGATGGCGATAAGTTGTTGCTGTGGTTTCGCATCTTCTGCCAGCTGCGGCGGCACTGGGTGTTACTTGTGGGTGTATCCTTGTGGGTTATGCAAATTGCGAGGGATTGATATGCGCACCGCTGGTTTGGGTGTGCCTAGAACGGTGGGCTGTCAAAAATATAGATATGAATTGACCAAGTCCTTGAAGAGgatttaattaattgggtTTTTTAAGCTTCTAAAGAATATTGAAGAACATTTAATTCGCGGGTAGAATCAAAGTAAActatatttaagaaataaacaatatgAACTTGGACCATTAAAACCCTATCTTGTTTTTAAATTCTGTTCAAAAATCAGTTCATCATCAAAAGAAATTTTCCTCACTTatgtcataaaataaatgtataaaaatgaaaCAGTCATAGTTAATAAATTGAAACCTTGAAAATGGGATGTTTAAAGAGGCGTTGGGTGATTAATGGGGGATCCCCTTCAGGAAGCCACTTCGCACTGCCATCCCAATAACCTTTGGCCATGTCTGCGGGTCCTGGCCTCCCGACTCGGAAGtgcccaaaaaataaaaggaacgagaaaccaaacaaacaaaattggcGGACGCAGGGCGGAGATGGGCGTGGGCGGGTGTGAGGGAATCCTTTTGTTCTTATTGGAGCACGCGCTGCCAAATGCCAATACAAATGGCGCAAAAAAGGACGCGCGGCTGGAGCAGCggcagagaaaaaaatacGGAAGGGAGAAAAAGTTACTCAGGGTTGCAACCACTTTGAAGTGTTGCTGTTTGCTCTGCTCCCTGTTGGCGGGGATTTCGTCCTTAAACATGCGCACTAAACGCTAATAGTTTGCCCTtcgccccccaaaaaaaaaaacaaccccAGACAAATGGAGCTGCTCCATTTTGTTGCGACTGCGGGGAGGCTTTAAGAATATTCAATCTTAAAATGTCCGGCCAACTGGCTCGTAAAATAGTCGAAAATTGCATTCATTAATGTCCATGTTCACTGATTCGGGAGGGAGCTGTTGTTTACTTCCTGTGCCCGCAAGATTGATTCACAGCGTGACCAAAGGTCCTGCAACAAAATTATTCACGCATCTCCGTCCTGGACATGCAAGCGGCCGAGAATCATgaaaaggacgaaaaaaaTGGACACGTGCGCTCCCTGATTTTTTACGACTACTTGGCTTTCGGGCAGGAGGAGCTCGGCGAGTGGTGGAGAGTGCTGTTTACGAGGGTGTTGTACACGATTTAATATCCTTGACCCGTGGAGCAGTCGGCGAGCTTCATCAACCTGAAGTCCTGCAAAAGTAAGTATTCATTGGCCAGCACATAACTACTACtctttgatttaaatattataaaatctTAAAGTATCGTGctatattttatagtttttttaaagaattaaaCACAAAGCTAATATCTAATTAATATTCTTGAGATTAAGTGAGTTCACTTTCctctgtttttatttaatttgtctCTCTTAAATATAAGCCTCGTGTGGGAATAGATTTAATACTTTATTATGACAAGTTTTCATACTATCCTCTACTTTATGTTAATTCCCTAACCTTTTGGCCCACACTTACggacaaattgaaaaaacaaataacaaccCAAAAAATTGCATTCCATAAAAAACAACCAGAAAACTGGGCGTTTCCGGAACCCGCAATAACTGTCAAATATCAATGTGCCcacaagagaaaaaaaaacagcaagaaatgtcataaataaatacatttatgtaggacaataaaaataaaatccaataaaaattgCCTTTCCTGTGGGTCGCCCCTCAAGGAATTCAACTTATGAACAAAAAGGATGTGAAATGAAAAggcaaaatatattaaatgtttttacatGCAATTGAATAGGTGAAAGACCCGCATACTCGAATGGAGGTCAAGTTCAGTGATAGATTCAATGGATTTAATTAGATCAGATTTATGCATAAGTTTTGGGTAGGAATGAAACGatattttcctttattttgcCCGCATTTGCCCTCGAAATGCAGCggtcttaaatatttttgagcaATTGTATAATTATTAGCTTGCAGCTAGATTTAAGAAGGCAAATGACACATTACCTCAGTGACCCTAGTTTCATAAATACAAGACACCCCTACCAAGGAGTCCATTTGTTTGCCACAGACTAATGATGTTGGTTGGAAATTCGTATTCAATGGGGGTATATgccaacaataaatttaattatcgtTAATCTTCGATAATTTGCCATGAGAAAATGTTCAGTTGGTTCGGTTTGGATCGTTTTCAATGAATCATAATAGAatcaagtatatatataatctatttttttattaatcgACCTTTTTAAtgggaaaatttaaatgtgtaCCTGACCAAAACCCTTAAAATCCGGTTTTCTCAATCAATGAATTTAttgtcaaatgaaatgcagaCATATGACGGTCAAATCAAAACAGTTCAATTAATCATACGGCTCAGAGCAGATCGCAGATAAGTCAGCAGCCATTACGTTGAATAATCAGCTTTGAGCCAGATTATTTGGCCTAGGTTAGGGTGGTTAGGTTTTCGATTAAAACACACTACACGGCAGTCGATAAGCTACACGTATTTACATATACTCAGATCCAGACGTACATACATCAAAGCGAGAAAACCAACCGGGGAAACTTGACATTTTGCACTTGGTCAAGCAGAGAGCGTTGGGGAATCGGGTAAATTGTGGCAGGCGGACATCTGAAGGGGTTTGTGCAACTTATGGCGACATCGATAGGACAAAtagcaaaaaataagaaaaaaaaaaacaggagagAAACCCCTAAACCTAAACCCCTAAAAAGCGGGAAAGGCGGACTGAACCACTCGACAAGCTGTTAACACACATAGAATGTGCTGAAAGCCCAAAGACACTCGAAAGTATGCTACAGTTGCCGGCAAATGTctccacacacaaacacacagagacacacacacacagaagcaCACTTTAGGACTCGTTCCCAATCCCATTCTTTGCTCCAATCCAAAATCCACGACACCCATTCCCAAAAGTTGCCTGTCATTTATCTTCGccggtttatttttttgtttgttgccggGGTCTAACGAGAAATGTCGAGCAGCCCAAAGTTTGTTGCCTCGCTTTTTTTATCTTTTACAATTAGAAGCGTTGTCCCTGCGTTTTCCATATATTTACAGAGTGAGAAAAGTTGTTATATTCCTTAAACTTAAGCAACCACATAGAAATGTTATGAGAGGCACCGCTCAAAAAGAAATGTCAAAACTCATGTTATTGTGATTTTATTAATTCTAATTGAGTTTAGCACCCGAAAtcaagaacttatttttataaaattcttatgaatttttgcaagtgttttttcgagatatatatatttgtttctcCTCCGTTTTTTTTCGACCCTTGGTCagacaaatgcatttttggctgctcttCCCCCTCTCAGTTAGCTTGTGATTAAGGAAGGAAATTGTTTTGGACAACGcacaaaacaaataacgcTCCTGGGGTCGTCCTGATTTTGGAGGAGGATGTTTTTTCGTTCTTATCGCCCAAGTAGCATCATTTAACTGCTGTCTGTGGtcggttttccttttttttttagtattatttggttttcatgttttttgtGGTTCTCAATTGCCGGGCATTGCAATTTGTCGTGATGAATGTTAGCAATAATTGTTCGAGGTAATATTGtgtaatgtatatttattgattttgaaataGGGGTGCGCTAGTATCTGTTTTTGAGTATTTATACACCCTTCTATAACTACACTCTGTACttcttttgaatttaattgttttctgtTCCTATGACCCTGTAAACAAAGGTATATCGGACAATGGAATCATTTGGCCTAAAACCACTAATTGGCATATGGTTTTGTGGTCTCCTTGTCACACCGATGTAAACAGGTTGCCGCAGTAACTGGAGATGTGCGATCTTAACTTTTGTGATGGGGTGGCcgcatatttttatttgggtgGATGAAGCTGTGAGGTACGCAGGACCCAAACCCAGATAATTACATAATCAGGAACGTTAAAAAACGGCCATTGTCAGTCAGGCGGGGCAAACGGGTGAAGTGACATTTTGTGGTTAAGCAATTTCGTCCTTTTTCGGCGAGGGAGTTTACTGCGCCTGGCAACGAACGCACAATTTATAATTGTCAA encodes:
- the LOC27207612 gene encoding uncharacterized protein LOC27207612, with the protein product MIYMLIPNTFGVAGPLTPCNKEFSWPLERSRLPSEDILIESVARKDDAADVDDGGWRGTWPAAAPSSARSASLERLKCGPTSSVLGTRRHSSLDLANWLLGCGVCLSAQVLMDENSEGNC